In Streptomyces sp. SLBN-118, the following are encoded in one genomic region:
- a CDS encoding lysylphosphatidylglycerol synthase domain-containing protein — protein sequence MQPPKVASTPEAESYPDAPAPQPDATDEAGAATGAGSRKTADSTADKAAADKATADKAAADETAEDKAAAGKAADKPAGRSATAAGRKSADEAEVTDVAGVDRVSGDEPLLAARVHRPSDLMRLLTGILLIAIVLAVAAFAQGTTTGLAQDIDKGTDQAPDLFVKIAGLVSSIAVLLVPVAFAIERLIKRDGLRIADGVLAAVLAHGATLATDLWVARGAPGTLQEALTQAQTGGGLTDPVHGYLAPVIAYMTAVGMSRRPRWRVVLWVVLLLDAFAMLVAGYTTPFSIILTVLLGWTVAYGTLYAVGSPNVRPTGQTLLAGLRHVGFRPVTAMRAEDIPDTADQGERGRRYLVTLEEGSPLDVTVVDREQQAQGFFYRVWRRLTLRSITTRRSIQSLRQALEQEALLAYAAIAAGANAPKLIATSELGPDAVMLVYEHLGGHSLDSLDDDEVADDVVRGAWQQVKALQSRRIAHRRLTGDAILVDRSGKVILTDLRGGEIAAGELVLRMDIAQLLTTIGLRVGAERAVATAVDVLGPDQVADCLPLLQPIALSRSTRATLRKLARERSQREREAVLEASAAAKRARTAEAHADPKAVRKTERAEKQADKRAMDVAMDEAREEDLLSQIRAQMLLIRPQAPVEPVRLERIRPRTLVSFIAGAVAAYFLLSQLAGIDFGTVFGQAHWGWVAAAVAFSALSYFAAAMSLLGFVPERVGFLRTVVAQVAGSFVKIVAPAAVGGVALNTRFLQRSGVRPGLAVASVGASQLFGLGAHVMLLLAFGYLTGTERTASFTPSRTVIAGLLTVAVLVLVVTAIPFLRKFVSTRLRSLFAGVVPRMLDVLQRPMKLLTGIGGMLLLTGVFVMCLDASIRAFDNGHQPLSYASIAVVFLAGNALGSAAPTPGGVGAVEGALTFGLIVAGVPKEVAAPAVLLYRLMTLWLPVLPGWFAFNHLTRKGAL from the coding sequence GTGCAGCCTCCGAAGGTGGCAAGCACCCCTGAGGCCGAGTCGTACCCGGACGCGCCCGCTCCGCAGCCGGACGCGACCGACGAGGCGGGGGCCGCGACCGGGGCCGGGTCCCGGAAAACGGCCGACTCCACCGCCGACAAGGCAGCCGCAGACAAGGCGACAGCGGACAAGGCAGCAGCCGACGAGACAGCCGAGGACAAGGCAGCTGCCGGAAAGGCAGCCGACAAGCCCGCCGGCCGGTCGGCGACAGCGGCCGGGCGCAAGTCGGCGGACGAGGCCGAGGTGACCGACGTCGCCGGCGTCGACCGCGTCTCCGGGGACGAGCCACTGCTGGCCGCCCGCGTTCACCGGCCATCCGATCTGATGCGCCTGCTCACCGGCATCCTCTTGATCGCGATCGTCCTCGCCGTGGCCGCCTTCGCCCAGGGCACCACGACCGGCCTCGCACAGGACATCGACAAGGGCACCGACCAGGCCCCCGACCTGTTCGTCAAGATCGCCGGTCTGGTGTCCAGCATCGCCGTCCTGCTCGTCCCGGTCGCCTTCGCCATCGAACGGCTGATCAAACGCGACGGTCTGCGGATCGCGGACGGCGTACTCGCCGCCGTGCTCGCGCACGGAGCCACTCTCGCCACCGATCTCTGGGTCGCCAGGGGCGCGCCCGGCACCCTCCAGGAAGCTCTGACGCAGGCACAGACCGGCGGCGGGCTCACCGATCCCGTCCACGGATATCTAGCGCCCGTCATCGCCTATATGACGGCCGTCGGAATGTCCCGAAGACCACGATGGCGGGTGGTCCTGTGGGTGGTGCTGCTGCTCGACGCCTTCGCGATGCTCGTCGCCGGGTACACCACCCCCTTCTCGATCATCCTCACCGTGCTGCTCGGCTGGACCGTGGCGTACGGAACGCTGTACGCCGTCGGCTCGCCGAACGTACGCCCCACCGGCCAGACCCTGCTGGCCGGTCTGCGCCATGTCGGTTTCCGTCCGGTCACCGCCATGCGGGCCGAGGACATCCCCGACACCGCCGACCAGGGCGAGCGCGGCCGCCGCTACCTGGTCACGCTGGAAGAGGGCTCGCCGCTCGATGTCACCGTCGTCGACCGTGAGCAGCAGGCGCAGGGCTTCTTCTACCGGGTGTGGCGGCGCCTCACGCTGCGCTCCATCACCACCCGGCGCTCGATCCAGTCGCTGCGCCAGGCACTGGAGCAGGAGGCGCTGCTCGCGTACGCGGCGATCGCGGCCGGCGCCAACGCCCCGAAGCTGATCGCCACATCCGAGCTCGGCCCGGACGCCGTGATGCTCGTCTACGAGCACCTGGGCGGCCATTCCCTGGACTCCCTCGACGACGACGAGGTCGCCGACGACGTGGTGCGCGGGGCCTGGCAGCAGGTGAAGGCGCTCCAGTCGAGGCGCATCGCGCACCGACGGCTGACCGGTGACGCCATTTTGGTGGATCGTTCCGGCAAGGTGATCCTGACGGATCTGCGCGGCGGCGAGATCGCGGCGGGCGAGTTGGTGCTGCGGATGGACATCGCGCAACTGCTCACCACCATCGGCCTGCGCGTCGGTGCCGAGCGTGCGGTGGCCACCGCGGTCGACGTACTCGGCCCGGACCAGGTCGCCGACTGTCTGCCGCTGCTCCAGCCCATCGCGCTCAGCCGCTCGACCCGGGCGACGCTGCGCAAGCTCGCCCGTGAGCGGTCCCAGCGGGAGCGGGAGGCCGTCCTCGAGGCGTCGGCCGCCGCCAAGCGGGCCCGTACGGCAGAGGCGCACGCCGACCCCAAGGCCGTACGCAAGACGGAACGCGCCGAGAAGCAGGCCGACAAGAGGGCCATGGACGTGGCCATGGACGAGGCGCGCGAGGAGGATCTGCTCTCCCAGATCCGCGCCCAGATGCTGCTGATCAGGCCTCAGGCGCCGGTCGAACCGGTCCGTCTGGAACGGATCAGGCCGCGCACGCTCGTCAGCTTCATCGCGGGCGCCGTCGCCGCGTACTTCCTGCTCTCGCAGCTTGCGGGCATCGACTTCGGCACGGTCTTCGGCCAGGCCCACTGGGGCTGGGTGGCGGCCGCGGTCGCCTTCTCGGCGCTCAGCTACTTCGCCGCGGCGATGAGCCTGCTGGGCTTCGTCCCGGAGCGGGTGGGCTTCCTGAGGACCGTCGTCGCCCAGGTCGCCGGATCCTTCGTCAAGATCGTCGCCCCGGCCGCGGTCGGCGGCGTCGCGCTGAACACCCGCTTCCTGCAGCGCTCGGGCGTACGCCCCGGGCTCGCTGTGGCCAGTGTCGGCGCCTCCCAGCTCTTCGGGCTCGGCGCGCACGTCATGCTGCTGCTCGCCTTCGGCTATCTGACCGGTACGGAGCGGACGGCGTCGTTCACCCCGTCCAGGACGGTGATCGCGGGCCTGCTGACGGTCGCGGTGCTCGTGCTGGTGGTGACCGCGATCCCGTTCCTGCGGAAGTTCGTCTCGACGCGGCTGCGTTCGCTGTTCGCCGGGGTCGTGCCGCGCATGCTCGACGTACTGCAGCGGCCGATGAAGCTGCTCACGGGCATCGGCGGGATGCTGCTGCTGACCGGTGTGTTCGTGATGTGTCTGGACGCGTCGATCCGTGCCTTCGACAACGGCCACCAGCCGCTGAGCTACGCCAGCATCGCCGTGGTCTTCCTCGCGGGCAACGCGCTGGGGTCGGCCGCGCCGACGCCGGGCGGTGTGGGCGCGGTGGAGGGTGCGCTGACCTTCGGTCTGATCGTGGCGGGGGTGCCGAAGGAGGTGGCGGCGCCGGCGGTGCTGCTGTACCGGCTGATGACGCTGTGGCTGCCGGTGCTGCCGGGGTGGTTCGCGTTCAACCACCTGACGCGCAAGGGCGCGCTCTAG
- a CDS encoding alpha/beta hydrolase yields the protein MPPSTAVRAAALTTCVAVLLAVAGCSDDGGKGKETDQDRAKELASQKLDWQPCPAPSEAQGGGTPPSPLPGGTVWECAFMDAPLDYAKPGGDTIEIALIRAKAADPSKRIGSLIFNFGGPGGSGVAGLPAAAADYAALHTRYDLVSFDPRGVGRSAAVQCKDDEQLDAYFQQDSTPDDAAEEKTFTEGLQSFAAACDKNSGDQLPYVGTLNAARDMDLMRQVLGDDKLYYFGISYGTELGGVYAHLYPTKVGRAVFDAVVDPSKNSEEGSLGQAKGFQLALDNFAQDCVNRGDKCLLPGSTAKEVEAWIMALLSELEKKPIPASGDRMLTQSQAVSGIAQALYSKEYWQYLEQGLNEADGGNGGLLLALADSLNGRGENGHYSNIQAANAAVNCVDFKDRWTLEQTKAKLPEFRQVSPVFGDYLGWSLMGCTEWPVPGTWATPDVSAPGAPPLLVIGNTGDPATPYEGAKAMADALGKGVGVELTYRGQGHGAYNGGSKCVQKAVNAYLLEGKVPAAGTVCQ from the coding sequence ATGCCCCCTTCGACCGCCGTCCGCGCCGCCGCCCTCACCACCTGTGTCGCCGTGCTGCTGGCCGTCGCCGGCTGTTCCGACGACGGAGGCAAGGGCAAGGAGACGGACCAGGACCGTGCGAAGGAGCTCGCCTCCCAGAAGCTGGACTGGCAGCCATGCCCGGCCCCCTCGGAGGCGCAGGGCGGCGGCACCCCGCCTTCGCCGCTGCCCGGCGGCACGGTCTGGGAGTGCGCCTTCATGGATGCCCCGCTCGACTACGCAAAGCCGGGCGGCGACACCATCGAGATCGCCCTCATCCGCGCGAAGGCCGCCGACCCGTCCAAGCGGATCGGTTCCCTCATATTCAACTTCGGCGGACCCGGAGGCTCCGGGGTCGCCGGTCTGCCGGCCGCCGCTGCGGACTACGCGGCCCTGCACACCCGTTACGACCTGGTGAGCTTCGACCCGCGAGGAGTCGGCCGCAGCGCCGCGGTTCAGTGCAAGGACGACGAACAGCTCGACGCGTACTTCCAACAGGATTCGACGCCCGACGACGCCGCCGAGGAGAAGACCTTCACCGAGGGCCTGCAGTCCTTCGCAGCGGCCTGCGACAAGAACTCCGGGGACCAACTGCCCTACGTCGGCACCCTCAACGCCGCCCGCGACATGGACCTGATGCGACAAGTCCTCGGCGACGACAAGCTCTACTACTTCGGAATTTCGTACGGCACCGAACTGGGCGGCGTCTACGCCCACTTGTATCCCACCAAGGTCGGCCGTGCGGTCTTCGACGCCGTCGTGGACCCGAGCAAGAACTCCGAGGAGGGTTCGCTGGGCCAGGCGAAGGGCTTCCAGCTGGCCCTCGACAACTTCGCCCAGGACTGTGTGAACCGCGGCGACAAGTGCCTGCTGCCCGGCTCCACCGCCAAGGAGGTCGAGGCCTGGATCATGGCGCTCCTGAGCGAGCTCGAGAAGAAGCCGATTCCCGCCAGCGGCGACCGCATGCTGACCCAGAGCCAGGCGGTCAGCGGTATCGCCCAGGCCCTGTACTCCAAGGAGTACTGGCAGTACCTGGAGCAGGGCCTCAACGAGGCCGACGGCGGCAACGGCGGGCTGCTGCTCGCACTCGCCGACTCGCTGAACGGGCGAGGCGAAAACGGCCACTACAGCAATATCCAGGCTGCGAACGCGGCCGTGAACTGCGTCGACTTCAAGGACCGCTGGACCCTGGAGCAGACGAAGGCGAAGCTCCCCGAGTTCCGCCAGGTGTCCCCCGTCTTCGGCGACTACCTGGGCTGGAGCCTGATGGGCTGCACCGAGTGGCCGGTGCCCGGCACCTGGGCCACACCCGATGTGTCGGCCCCCGGCGCACCGCCCCTCCTCGTCATCGGCAACACCGGCGACCCGGCGACCCCGTACGAGGGGGCAAAGGCGATGGCCGACGCCCTCGGCAAGGGGGTCGGCGTGGAGCTCACCTACCGGGGCCAGGGACACGGTGCGTACAACGGCGGCAGCAAATGCGTGCAGAAGGCGGTCAACGCCTACCTCCTGGAGGGCAAGGTGCCTGCCGCGGGCACGGTGTGTCAGTAG
- a CDS encoding AlpA family transcriptional regulator, whose amino-acid sequence MKSLPDRYLTPDDLVELFELPSVETVYQWRRKRTGPVGFRAGRHLRYDPDDVRAWVASRKGAAA is encoded by the coding sequence ATGAAGTCGCTTCCCGACCGCTACTTGACGCCGGATGACCTGGTGGAGCTGTTCGAGCTGCCCAGTGTTGAGACGGTCTACCAGTGGCGGCGCAAGCGCACCGGTCCCGTGGGATTCCGCGCGGGTCGGCACCTGCGCTACGACCCCGACGACGTGCGTGCGTGGGTTGCCTCTCGGAAGGGGGCTGCCGCCTGA
- a CDS encoding site-specific integrase, whose protein sequence is MAGHIQDRWYRTETGPEGKDRKVKTDRYGTGMRYRARYVGPDGTEKSKSFPDRQKRLADQWLSQIESDMSRGQYIDPQAGRLTVRQHAERWLASLTMDPGTFVGTEQRIRLHVLPYLGNRTLGSLRPTHIREWLRKLQDAGVAPAYQRVIFANLGTMLTAAVDDRLIPDNPCRSSSVRAPKLDPRRIVPWPRERVLSVRSALPKEYRLVVDLAGGCGMRQGEVLGLSVDDVDFVEGVVHVLRQVKLIRNRPVFALPKGGKTRTVPLPESVARSLDEHITQQPPCAVTLPWRAVDGSPVTATMLFYRDGGRPVNRNDFNRHAWRSALDAAGVPRGRENGMHALRHFYASVLLDAGESVKAVSEYLGHHDPGFTLRTYTHLMPSSEKRTREAVDRAFEGGPDTDDGPTTAR, encoded by the coding sequence ATGGCCGGGCACATTCAGGACCGCTGGTACCGGACAGAGACCGGTCCCGAGGGCAAGGACCGCAAGGTCAAGACCGACCGATACGGCACGGGCATGCGCTACCGCGCCCGATACGTCGGCCCGGACGGCACTGAGAAGTCCAAGAGCTTCCCCGACCGTCAGAAGCGGCTCGCTGATCAGTGGCTCTCGCAGATCGAGTCGGACATGTCGCGTGGCCAGTACATCGACCCGCAAGCCGGTCGCCTCACCGTTCGACAACACGCCGAACGATGGTTGGCGTCTCTCACGATGGATCCCGGCACCTTCGTGGGCACCGAGCAGCGCATCCGCTTGCACGTCCTGCCGTACCTGGGCAATCGCACGCTGGGCTCGCTCCGGCCGACGCACATCCGTGAGTGGCTGCGGAAGCTGCAGGACGCGGGAGTGGCGCCCGCCTACCAGCGGGTAATTTTCGCGAATCTCGGCACCATGCTCACGGCCGCCGTCGATGACCGCCTGATCCCGGACAACCCCTGCCGTTCGTCGTCCGTGCGTGCGCCAAAGCTCGACCCGCGCCGGATCGTTCCGTGGCCGCGTGAGCGCGTGCTCTCCGTGCGCTCGGCACTGCCGAAGGAGTACCGGCTTGTGGTGGACTTGGCCGGCGGCTGTGGCATGCGGCAGGGTGAGGTGCTCGGCCTTTCAGTCGACGACGTGGACTTCGTCGAGGGCGTGGTTCACGTGCTACGTCAGGTCAAGCTCATACGGAACCGCCCGGTGTTCGCGCTCCCCAAGGGAGGCAAGACCCGCACGGTCCCGCTGCCGGAGAGCGTCGCTCGATCGCTTGACGAGCACATCACGCAGCAACCGCCCTGCGCCGTGACGCTGCCGTGGAGGGCGGTCGACGGCTCGCCGGTCACGGCAACCATGCTCTTCTACCGCGACGGAGGGCGCCCGGTGAACCGCAACGACTTCAACCGCCACGCGTGGCGCTCTGCTCTCGATGCGGCGGGCGTCCCTCGCGGTCGGGAGAACGGGATGCACGCACTGAGGCACTTCTACGCGTCCGTTCTGCTGGACGCGGGGGAGAGCGTCAAGGCAGTCTCCGAGTACCTGGGACACCACGACCCGGGCTTCACGCTGAGGACGTACACGCACCTGATGCCCAGCAGCGAGAAGCGGACGCGAGAGGCGGTCGACCGCGCCTTTGAGGGCGGCCCAGACACCGATGACGGCCCCACGACGGCCCGATAA